A DNA window from Pseudomonas wuhanensis contains the following coding sequences:
- a CDS encoding DUF6124 family protein, with protein MIKPTPNPPVTDPVSPYESLDSRKLNEAAERALDHYLNPAATVMATPYQPNNLYLANPAAATEPMLVNASETLGSATVMLNDFAALLEGTHRKTLLGIAQVVMLAELAVNQVLDKVVPTE; from the coding sequence ATGATAAAGCCTACGCCTAACCCGCCGGTCACCGACCCGGTCTCCCCCTACGAATCCCTCGATTCCAGAAAACTCAACGAAGCCGCCGAACGCGCCCTCGACCATTACCTCAACCCGGCGGCCACGGTCATGGCCACACCCTACCAACCCAACAACCTGTACTTGGCCAACCCGGCGGCCGCCACCGAGCCGATGCTGGTCAACGCCAGCGAAACCCTGGGCTCGGCCACCGTCATGCTCAACGACTTCGCGGCTTTGCTTGAAGGCACTCACCGCAAAACCTTGCTGGGCATCGCTCAGGTCGTGATGCTGGCCGAACTGGCGGTCAATCAGGTGCTGGACAAGGTAGTGCCGACTGAGTAA
- a CDS encoding methylglyoxal synthase, producing MIGISFTQKTLAARKRIALVAHDHCKIFLLDWAERQKDKLAQHELVATGTTGLLLQQRLDLPVESMISGPLGGDQQLGAQIAEQRVDMLVFFWDPFEPQPHDPDIKALLRVAAVWNIPVACNECSADYLLSSPLMDQAHEHRIPDYATYLQGRG from the coding sequence ATGATCGGTATCAGCTTTACGCAAAAAACCCTGGCGGCGCGCAAGCGTATCGCCCTGGTTGCCCACGACCACTGCAAAATATTTTTGCTGGACTGGGCCGAGCGGCAGAAAGACAAGCTCGCGCAGCATGAACTGGTCGCCACCGGCACCACGGGGTTGTTGTTGCAACAACGCCTCGACCTGCCGGTGGAAAGCATGATCAGCGGTCCACTGGGCGGCGACCAGCAACTCGGCGCGCAAATCGCCGAGCAGCGGGTCGACATGCTGGTGTTCTTCTGGGACCCGTTCGAACCGCAACCCCACGACCCGGACATCAAGGCATTACTGCGGGTCGCGGCGGTGTGGAACATCCCCGTGGCCTGCAACGAATGCAGCGCCGACTACCTGCTCAGCAGCCCGTTGATGGATCAGGCTCACGAACACCGCATCCCGGATTACGCGACCTATCTGCAGGGGCGTGGGTAA
- the gap gene encoding type I glyceraldehyde-3-phosphate dehydrogenase has protein sequence MTLRIAINGFGRIGRNVLRALYTQGYRQDLQIVAINDLGDSSMNAHLLKYDTVHGTFDAEVQHDQESLTVNGDRISVSAIRNPAELPWAAEKVDVVFECTGLFTDRAKAAAHITAGARKVIISAPAKGADATVVYGVNHDILRQSHQIISNASCTTNCLAPVAQVLHRELGIESGLMTTIHAYTNDQNLTDVYHTDPYRARSATQNMIPSKTGAAEAVGLVLPELAGKLTGMAVRVPVINVSLVDLTVQLKREASADEVNAMLKQASQHSKILGYNTLPLVSSDFNHNPLSSIFDANHTKSSGKLLKVLAWYDNEWGFSNRMLDNCLALCNAE, from the coding sequence ATGACTCTTCGAATCGCAATCAATGGTTTTGGCCGTATCGGCCGTAATGTCCTGCGCGCACTGTATACCCAAGGCTATCGTCAGGATCTGCAGATCGTTGCGATCAACGACCTGGGCGACAGCTCAATGAATGCTCACCTGCTCAAATACGACACCGTTCACGGCACATTCGATGCCGAAGTCCAGCACGATCAGGAAAGTCTAACCGTCAACGGCGACCGCATTTCGGTCAGCGCCATTCGCAACCCGGCCGAGCTGCCTTGGGCCGCGGAGAAGGTCGACGTCGTGTTCGAATGCACCGGCCTGTTCACCGACCGGGCCAAAGCCGCCGCGCATATTACGGCCGGCGCGCGCAAAGTGATTATCTCGGCCCCGGCCAAAGGCGCCGACGCCACCGTGGTTTATGGGGTTAACCACGACATTCTGCGCCAGTCGCACCAGATCATCTCCAACGCCTCGTGCACCACCAACTGCCTGGCCCCGGTGGCCCAGGTGCTGCACCGCGAACTGGGCATCGAAAGCGGTCTGATGACCACCATCCACGCCTACACCAACGACCAGAACCTCACCGACGTCTACCACACCGACCCGTACCGCGCCCGTTCCGCCACCCAGAACATGATCCCGAGCAAGACCGGGGCCGCTGAAGCGGTAGGCCTGGTGCTGCCGGAACTGGCGGGCAAACTGACCGGTATGGCGGTGCGTGTTCCAGTGATCAACGTGTCGCTGGTGGACCTGACCGTGCAGCTCAAGCGTGAAGCATCGGCCGATGAAGTCAACGCGATGCTCAAACAAGCCAGCCAGCACTCGAAGATTCTGGGTTACAACACCCTGCCGCTGGTTTCCAGCGACTTCAACCACAACCCGCTGTCCTCGATCTTCGATGCCAACCACACCAAGTCCAGCGGCAAGCTGCTCAAAGTGCTGGCTTGGTACGACAACGAGTGGGGCTTCTCCAACCGCATGCTCGATAACTGCCTGGCGCTCTGCAACGCAGAATAA
- the edd gene encoding phosphogluconate dehydratase: MHPRVLEVTERLIARSRATREAYLALIRGAASDGPMRGKLQCANFAHGVAGCGSDDKHSLRMMNSANIAIVSSYNDMLSAHQPYEVFPEQIKKALREIGSVGQFAGGTPAMCDGVTQGEPGMELSLPSREVIALSTAVALSHNMFDGALMLGICDKIVPGLMMGALRFGHLPTIFVPGGPMVSGISNKQKADVRQRYAEGKATREELLESEMKSYHSPGTCTFYGTANTNQLLMEVMGLHLPGASFVNPNTPLRDALTREAAHQVTRLTKQNGDFMPIGEIVDERSLVNSIVALHATGGSTNHTLHMPAIAMAAGIQLTWQDMADLSEVVPTLSHVYPNGKADINHFQAAGGMSFLIRELLEAGLLHENVNTVLGHGLSRYTMEPFLENGELVWREGPIESLDETILRPVARAFSPEGGLRVMEGNLGRGVMKVSAVALENQVVEAPAMVFQDQQDLADAFKAGLLEKDFVAVMRFQGPRSNGMPELHKMTPFLGVLQDRGFKVALVTDGRMSGASGKIPAAIHVSPEAYVGGALARVQEGDIIRVDGVKGTLELKVDAEEFAAREPAKGLLGNNIGSGRELFGFMRMAFSSAEQGASAFTSALETLN; encoded by the coding sequence ATGCATCCCCGCGTCCTTGAGGTCACCGAACGGCTTATCGCCCGCAGCCGCGCCACGCGTGAGGCTTACCTTGCATTGATCCGCGGCGCGGCCAGCGACGGCCCGATGCGCGGCAAGCTGCAATGCGCCAACTTCGCCCATGGCGTGGCCGGGTGTGGCAGCGACGACAAGCACAGCCTGCGGATGATGAACTCCGCCAACATCGCCATAGTTTCGTCATATAACGACATGCTCTCGGCGCACCAGCCGTACGAAGTCTTCCCGGAACAGATCAAAAAAGCCCTGCGCGAAATTGGCTCCGTCGGCCAGTTCGCCGGTGGCACCCCTGCGATGTGCGATGGCGTGACCCAGGGCGAGCCAGGCATGGAACTGAGCCTGCCGAGCCGCGAAGTGATCGCGCTGTCCACCGCTGTAGCGCTGTCCCACAACATGTTCGACGGCGCGCTGATGCTCGGCATCTGCGACAAGATCGTGCCGGGCCTGATGATGGGCGCGTTGCGTTTCGGTCATCTGCCGACGATTTTCGTGCCGGGCGGGCCGATGGTGTCGGGCATTTCCAACAAGCAGAAAGCCGATGTGCGTCAGCGCTACGCCGAAGGCAAGGCGACCCGCGAAGAGCTGCTGGAATCGGAGATGAAGTCCTATCACAGCCCTGGCACCTGCACCTTCTACGGCACCGCCAACACCAACCAGTTGCTGATGGAGGTCATGGGCCTGCACTTGCCAGGCGCCTCTTTCGTCAACCCGAACACCCCGTTGCGCGATGCCCTGACCCGCGAAGCGGCGCACCAGGTCACCCGCCTGACCAAGCAGAACGGCGACTTCATGCCGATCGGCGAAATCGTCGACGAGCGTTCGCTGGTCAACTCCATCGTGGCCCTGCACGCCACCGGCGGTTCGACCAACCACACCCTGCACATGCCGGCCATCGCCATGGCTGCGGGCATCCAGTTGACCTGGCAGGACATGGCCGACCTCTCCGAGGTGGTGCCGACCCTGAGCCACGTGTACCCGAACGGTAAAGCCGACATCAACCACTTCCAGGCGGCGGGTGGCATGTCGTTCCTGATCCGCGAATTGCTGGAAGCCGGCCTGCTTCACGAAAACGTCAACACGGTGCTGGGTCACGGCCTGAGCCGCTACACCATGGAACCGTTCCTCGAAAACGGCGAACTGGTCTGGCGCGAAGGCCCGATCGAAAGCCTCGACGAAACCATCCTGCGTCCAGTCGCGCGTGCGTTCTCGCCAGAGGGCGGCTTGCGGGTGATGGAAGGCAACCTCGGCCGTGGCGTGATGAAAGTCTCGGCGGTTGCGCTGGAAAACCAGGTCGTCGAAGCCCCGGCCATGGTATTCCAGGATCAGCAGGACCTGGCCGACGCGTTCAAGGCCGGTTTGCTCGAGAAGGATTTTGTCGCCGTGATGCGCTTCCAGGGCCCGCGCTCCAACGGCATGCCGGAACTGCACAAGATGACGCCGTTCCTCGGCGTGCTGCAGGATCGCGGTTTCAAAGTCGCGTTGGTGACTGACGGGCGTATGTCCGGCGCCTCGGGGAAAATCCCGGCGGCGATCCACGTCAGCCCCGAAGCTTATGTGGGCGGCGCTTTGGCGCGGGTGCAAGAGGGCGATATCATCCGCGTCGATGGCGTGAAAGGCACCCTGGAGCTTAAGGTGGACGCCGAAGAATTCGCAGCGCGTGAACCTGCCAAGGGCCTGTTGGGCAACAACATTGGCAGCGGTCGCGAACTGTTTGGTTTCATGCGCATGGCCTTCAGCTCCGCAGAGCAGGGCGCCAGCGCCTTTACTTCTGCCCTGGAGACGCTTAATTGA
- a CDS encoding glucokinase has product MKLALVGDIGGTNARFALWKNQQLESVQVLATADHASPEEAIAIYLSGLGLAPGSIGSVCLSVAGPVSGDEFKFTNNHWRLSRKGFCKALQVDQLLLINDFSAMALGMTRLQPGEFRVVCEGTPEPLRPAVVIGPGTGLGVGTLLDLGEGRFAPLPGEGGHVDLPLSSPRETQLWQHIYNEIGHVSAETALSGSGLPRVYRAICAVDGHTPVLDTPEAITAAGLAGDPIAMEVLEQFSCWLGRVAGNNVLTTGARGGVYIVGGVIPRFADFFIKSGFARCFADKGCMSDYFKGIPVWLVTAPYSGLVGAGVALDQA; this is encoded by the coding sequence TTGAAACTGGCTTTGGTCGGTGACATCGGTGGCACCAACGCACGTTTCGCGTTGTGGAAAAACCAGCAGCTGGAATCGGTCCAGGTGCTGGCGACGGCAGACCACGCCAGCCCGGAAGAGGCGATTGCCATCTACTTGAGCGGGCTCGGCCTGGCGCCGGGTTCGATCGGTTCTGTGTGCTTGTCGGTGGCAGGCCCCGTGAGCGGTGATGAATTCAAGTTCACCAACAATCACTGGCGGCTCAGTCGCAAGGGTTTCTGCAAGGCCTTGCAGGTGGATCAACTGCTGTTGATCAACGATTTCTCGGCGATGGCCCTGGGCATGACCCGCTTGCAGCCGGGCGAGTTCCGGGTGGTCTGCGAAGGCACGCCGGAACCGTTGCGGCCGGCGGTGGTGATCGGTCCGGGCACTGGCCTGGGCGTGGGCACGTTGCTCGATCTGGGCGAGGGTCGTTTTGCCCCGCTGCCGGGGGAGGGCGGTCACGTCGACCTGCCGCTGAGCAGCCCGCGGGAAACCCAGCTGTGGCAACACATCTACAACGAGATCGGCCATGTCAGCGCTGAAACGGCATTGAGCGGCAGTGGTTTGCCGCGAGTCTACCGGGCGATCTGCGCGGTGGACGGTCACACGCCTGTGCTCGACACACCTGAAGCGATCACGGCGGCCGGGCTGGCGGGGGATCCGATTGCCATGGAAGTGCTCGAGCAGTTCAGTTGCTGGCTCGGTCGCGTGGCCGGCAACAATGTGCTGACCACCGGAGCGCGCGGTGGCGTTTACATCGTTGGCGGAGTGATTCCACGGTTTGCCGATTTCTTCATCAAAAGCGGTTTCGCCCGGTGCTTTGCCGACAAGGGTTGCATGAGCGATTACTTCAAGGGCATTCCGGTGTGGCTGGTGACAGCGCCGTATTCCGGCCTTGTTGGCGCGGGTGTGGCGCTCGATCAGGCTTGA
- a CDS encoding response regulator, translating into MSSVNKSILLVDDDQEIRELLDTYLTRAGFQVRTTPDGAGFRQALNEAPSDLVILDVMLPDEDGFSLCRWIRQHPRQAHVPIIMLTASSDEADRVIGLELGADDYLGKPFSPRELQARIKALLRRAQFGQERSGGEVLAFDDWRLDMVSHRLFHIDGEEVILSGADFALLKLFLDHPQEILDRDTIGNATRGRDLMPLDRIVDMAVSRLRQRLRDTEKPPRLIRTVRGSGYQLAANVVASNGH; encoded by the coding sequence GTGAGCTCAGTCAACAAGTCGATTTTGTTGGTCGATGACGATCAAGAGATACGCGAGTTGCTGGACACCTACCTGACCCGCGCCGGTTTCCAGGTCCGCACCACGCCTGATGGTGCCGGTTTTCGTCAGGCCCTGAACGAGGCACCTAGCGACCTGGTGATTCTCGATGTGATGCTGCCGGACGAAGACGGTTTCAGCCTCTGCCGCTGGATCCGCCAGCACCCGCGCCAGGCCCATGTGCCGATCATCATGCTCACCGCCAGCTCCGACGAGGCCGACCGCGTCATCGGTCTGGAACTGGGCGCCGACGACTACCTTGGCAAACCCTTCAGCCCCCGTGAGTTGCAGGCGCGCATCAAAGCCTTGTTGCGCCGCGCGCAGTTCGGTCAGGAACGTTCCGGCGGTGAAGTGCTGGCCTTCGATGATTGGCGGCTGGACATGGTCAGCCATCGGCTGTTCCACATCGACGGCGAGGAAGTGATTCTCTCCGGCGCCGATTTCGCCCTGCTGAAACTGTTCCTCGATCACCCTCAGGAAATCCTCGATCGCGACACCATCGGCAACGCCACCCGTGGCCGTGACCTGATGCCGCTCGATCGTATCGTCGACATGGCGGTCAGCCGTTTGCGGCAGCGCCTGCGCGACACCGAAAAACCGCCGCGGCTGATTCGGACCGTGCGTGGCAGTGGCTACCAATTGGCAGCCAACGTGGTTGCCAGCAATGGTCATTGA
- a CDS encoding ATP-binding protein, which yields MVIEFLRKLAGRVPVPRSLLGRMLLLTLLAVLFAQTLSSVIWVSQLRATQLEGLVTSARSLAHSMTASVSYFRSLPVAFRPLVLDQLRSMGGTRFVVTLNDKPLGMEVLPITPRKEAVLKAVGEVLRESLGQDIDISVTFVSPEDLRIFNGGLKLDELPRSWAHYALTLEPVNPPVLVTQIQMAPGEWLYIASLLPEPYTSLEEQGLPAQQVWFIVLTSGFLLLFIGLLVHWQSRPLKRLARAARDMSLGAEVEPVAEGGGSEVVEVGRAFNAMRERISRYLTERSQLFSAISHDLRTPITRLRLRVELLEDEKLQAKFGRDLDELELLVKGALQCVKDTDIHENIEPVDLNHVLDCLVEPYLAPNGNGRVTQHGRALAPYPGKPLALKRCIGNLIDNALKYGQNAHLHIDDDESAFVLHVDDEGPGVPEQRLEQVFEPHFRLAGQQQGYGLGLGIARNIAHSHGGEVSLQNLREGGLRVTLQLPRSVD from the coding sequence ATGGTCATTGAGTTCCTGCGCAAGCTCGCCGGGCGTGTGCCGGTGCCGCGCTCGCTGCTCGGGCGCATGTTGCTGCTAACCCTGTTGGCGGTGCTGTTCGCCCAGACGCTGTCGAGCGTGATCTGGGTCTCGCAATTGCGCGCCACGCAGCTCGAAGGCCTGGTCACCAGCGCCCGCAGCCTCGCCCATTCGATGACGGCCAGCGTCAGTTATTTCCGCTCGTTGCCGGTGGCGTTTCGGCCGCTGGTGCTCGATCAGTTACGCAGCATGGGCGGCACCCGGTTTGTGGTGACGCTCAACGACAAACCCTTAGGGATGGAAGTGCTGCCGATCACCCCGCGCAAAGAAGCGGTGCTCAAAGCGGTGGGCGAAGTGTTGCGCGAGTCGCTGGGGCAGGACATCGATATCTCGGTGACCTTCGTCAGCCCCGAAGACCTGCGGATTTTCAATGGTGGCTTGAAGCTCGATGAGTTGCCGCGTTCCTGGGCGCATTACGCGTTGACCCTGGAGCCGGTAAACCCGCCGGTGCTGGTCACGCAAATCCAGATGGCGCCGGGCGAATGGCTGTACATCGCCTCGCTGTTGCCCGAGCCCTACACCAGCCTTGAAGAACAAGGCCTGCCGGCGCAGCAGGTCTGGTTCATCGTGCTCACCAGCGGCTTCTTGCTGCTGTTCATCGGCCTGCTGGTGCACTGGCAGAGTCGGCCGCTCAAGCGATTGGCGCGGGCGGCGCGGGACATGTCCCTGGGCGCTGAAGTCGAACCGGTGGCCGAAGGCGGCGGCAGTGAAGTGGTGGAAGTCGGTCGCGCGTTCAATGCGATGCGCGAGCGGATCAGCCGTTACCTGACCGAGCGCAGCCAGTTGTTCAGCGCGATTTCCCACGATTTGCGCACGCCGATCACCCGGTTGCGACTGCGGGTGGAATTGCTCGAAGACGAAAAGCTGCAAGCCAAATTCGGTCGCGATCTGGATGAGCTGGAGTTGCTGGTCAAGGGCGCGTTGCAATGCGTGAAAGACACCGACATCCACGAAAACATCGAGCCGGTAGACCTCAATCATGTGCTCGACTGTCTGGTGGAACCGTATCTGGCGCCCAATGGCAATGGCCGCGTGACCCAACATGGCCGGGCGTTGGCGCCGTATCCCGGCAAACCGTTGGCGCTCAAGCGTTGCATTGGAAACCTGATCGACAACGCCTTGAAATATGGGCAGAACGCACATCTGCACATCGATGACGACGAGAGCGCGTTTGTCCTGCATGTCGACGATGAGGGGCCGGGCGTGCCTGAACAGCGGTTGGAGCAGGTGTTCGAGCCGCACTTTCGCTTGGCCGGACAGCAGCAGGGTTATGGCTTGGGGCTGGGGATTGCGCGCAACATTGCCCACAGCCATGGCGGTGAAGTCAGCCTGCAAAACCTGCGTGAAGGCGGGTTGCGGGTGACGTTGCAGTTGCCGCGTAGTGTTGATTAG
- a CDS encoding AGE family epimerase/isomerase, producing the protein MDTFQPAFSSWLNAPAHPQWLAAEGLRLLAFAKASKLAEGFGNLDEKGRLPANAQAETMNTARMTHSFAMAHIQGLPGFAELVDHGIQALSGPLRDAEHGGWFATPEHRDGNTGKAAYLHAFVALAASSAVVAQRPGAQALLDDAIHIIDSHFWCEEEGAMRESFNRDFSCEEAYRGANSNMHATEAFLALADVTEDNRWLIRAQRIVERVIHDHAAANDYLVVEHFDRDWQPLRDYNHDNPADGFRPYGTTPGHGFEWARLLLHLEAARVQAGILTPGWLATDAQKLFEHNCRHGWDVDGAPGIVYTLDWDNRAVVRHRLHWTHCEASAAASALLKRTGDEQYEHWYRLFWEFCDNHFIDRCDGSWHHELDPLNRPSADIWAGKPDLYHAWQAVLIPRLPLAPSMATALAQLSQSIAV; encoded by the coding sequence ATGGACACCTTCCAACCCGCCTTCAGCAGTTGGCTGAACGCGCCTGCCCATCCGCAATGGCTCGCCGCCGAAGGCCTGCGCCTGTTGGCGTTTGCCAAGGCTTCAAAGCTTGCCGAAGGTTTCGGCAATCTTGATGAAAAGGGTCGCCTGCCGGCCAACGCGCAAGCTGAAACCATGAACACCGCGCGCATGACCCACAGCTTCGCCATGGCCCACATCCAGGGCCTGCCGGGTTTTGCCGAGCTGGTGGATCACGGCATCCAAGCCCTTAGCGGGCCGCTGCGTGATGCCGAACACGGAGGCTGGTTCGCCACGCCCGAACACCGCGACGGCAATACCGGCAAAGCCGCTTACCTGCATGCTTTCGTTGCATTGGCCGCGAGTTCTGCGGTGGTTGCCCAGCGCCCCGGTGCCCAAGCCTTGCTCGACGATGCGATCCACATTATCGACAGCCATTTCTGGTGCGAGGAGGAGGGCGCCATGCGCGAATCCTTCAACCGCGACTTCAGTTGCGAGGAGGCCTATCGCGGCGCCAACAGCAACATGCACGCCACCGAAGCCTTCCTCGCCCTGGCCGATGTCACCGAGGACAACCGCTGGCTGATTCGCGCCCAGCGCATCGTCGAGCGCGTCATTCATGATCACGCCGCGGCCAACGATTACTTGGTGGTCGAGCATTTCGACCGTGACTGGCAGCCGCTGCGCGACTATAACCACGACAACCCGGCTGACGGTTTTCGCCCTTACGGCACCACGCCGGGCCATGGCTTCGAATGGGCGCGGCTGTTGCTGCACCTCGAAGCAGCGCGGGTGCAGGCCGGAATACTCACGCCGGGCTGGCTCGCCACCGATGCGCAAAAACTCTTCGAGCACAATTGCCGTCATGGCTGGGACGTCGACGGTGCGCCGGGCATTGTCTACACCCTCGACTGGGACAATCGCGCGGTGGTTCGCCATCGCTTGCACTGGACTCATTGCGAAGCCAGCGCCGCCGCCAGTGCGCTGCTCAAACGCACCGGTGATGAGCAATACGAGCACTGGTACCGACTGTTCTGGGAGTTTTGTGACAATCATTTCATCGACCGTTGCGATGGCAGCTGGCATCACGAACTCGATCCGCTGAACCGTCCGAGCGCCGATATCTGGGCCGGCAAACCCGACCTGTATCACGCCTGGCAAGCCGTATTGATCCCGCGCCTGCCGTTGGCGCCGAGCATGGCCACTGCGCTGGCGCAATTGTCCCAGAGCATTGCTGTGTAA